Part of the Faecalibacterium duncaniae genome, CAGAAGCTGGCAGACAATCCCGTTCCATGGATCGCGGCATGGAGTGATGCTGTATGTGCTCAGGTGCGGAACAGCATGAAAGTGCCGACGTATTGCAGAGAAAACGACGGTCTGCTGCAGGAGCTTTTGCTCACGTTTCAACGGTATGCGGAGCTGTCCGGCAGTGTGACGATGCGTGCATTCAGCAGCCAGTGTTTTCACGATACCAAGTATTTTGAGCGAAATGTACGGGAGCTGTTTCTTACCATTGCACGAAAATACAATACCCAACTGGCGGCGGCCTGTACAGAAGCGAAACTTGGTGAGCGGGATCAACTTGCATTTCTGGGAATCTATGCCCGCCCGGAGCTTTACGAACTCTCGGGCGATTGCGCGATCTGCTTGAAGAAAGGAGAACTACGGCTCAGCGTAGCAGAACCTTATGGATTGGCTTTGCCCAGTACACTTGTGTCAGAGATTGTGGACATTGAACTGAAAAACATCTGCTGCATTACCTTTATCGAAAATAAAACGAACGATGATGAATATTTGCTGGCAGAAAAACAGCCGCAAGAACTTGTTGTTTATCACGGCGGCTTTCTGAGCCCGCGGAAGAAAAAACTTTTTGAAAAACTGGCTGCTGCGGCAGGGGAAACCATGCAAATTCGATTCTGGGCAGATATTGATCTGGGCGGTTTTTGTATGTTTGAAAACCTGCAAACGGTGTTCCCACAGCTTGAACCCATGCGTATGGAAGGGCGCTTTGTGGAACAGTACCACAAAAATGGCCTGAAGCGGCCGGAGCAGTATCTGAAGAAGCTGAAGGAAGAGCGGAATGCGGGAAGACATACGCTGTTTGTTGATGCAATTGATAAGATTTTGCAATATGGGGTCACAATCGAACAAGAAACATTTCTGGAGTAGAATTCGTGCGAAGATAAAAACGCTTGTTGCCCCATAAAAACGTACTATTATTCTTTCCAACGCTCTGCAATTTTGACATCCGCTCAGGCTGCAATTAAGTCTCCCCGGAAATAAAATCTGGTAGGACAAAGAAGATAAAAGCTCTTGGCTTCTGTAATGGAGGCCAAGAGCTTTTTGCATCTTGTTTTGTAAGCTGAAAGAGGGTACAATGATAGCAGAAGTACGCACATCGATGAGGTGATAAGATGCTGAACATTTTTTACGGTGATATGAAGGAAGCGGTGTACAATACGGCTTCTTATTTCAAATACGATTACGAGGAAGACTGGATCGTTGACCCGATGGTCAAGGAAATGATTCAGGATGTGGATAAGTCTACCGTTATCGACAGTGGTGTAATTGACAGCCCGGTCTTGGGTAAAATTCCACCGATTGGTTTGTCTGGTGGCGTAAAGACACTGATTTTGGTAAAGTTTGAGCCGGAGAAAGTGTTCAATGTATCGACTTGCGGTGACAACTGTGCAAAGTGGCTGCTCAAAATTGCAGAGCAGGAGGATCGCACGGTGAATTTGCGTCACCTGATGGATTTTGGCAAAAAGCCGTTTACAATAAAAGTGCTGAATACGAATCAAATCGTTCACAGTATGGAAGAGCTGATTTTGGCCGCAGGTGAGTTTGTGTAAAGGGGCTGACAGAAATGAAAGGCATTCATAAAGTGGTCGTTGGCACAAAGTACCTGAAATATGAATTTGAACTGCGACGCAACTTG contains:
- a CDS encoding Wadjet anti-phage system protein JetD domain-containing protein; translated protein: MKEAQVILNRLLDKFENSKHLSEPNTSRRRVMLRIDKRELPEYQYEDAVVRDAYNIAARELEQQALVRLEWARKQSVLSCIVLDLERVAQCYECADRVHPQKKAEEVANIIMQKLADNPVPWIAAWSDAVCAQVRNSMKVPTYCRENDGLLQELLLTFQRYAELSGSVTMRAFSSQCFHDTKYFERNVRELFLTIARKYNTQLAAACTEAKLGERDQLAFLGIYARPELYELSGDCAICLKKGELRLSVAEPYGLALPSTLVSEIVDIELKNICCITFIENKTNDDEYLLAEKQPQELVVYHGGFLSPRKKKLFEKLAAAAGETMQIRFWADIDLGGFCMFENLQTVFPQLEPMRMEGRFVEQYHKNGLKRPEQYLKKLKEERNAGRHTLFVDAIDKILQYGVTIEQETFLE
- a CDS encoding DUF4869 domain-containing protein yields the protein MLNIFYGDMKEAVYNTASYFKYDYEEDWIVDPMVKEMIQDVDKSTVIDSGVIDSPVLGKIPPIGLSGGVKTLILVKFEPEKVFNVSTCGDNCAKWLLKIAEQEDRTVNLRHLMDFGKKPFTIKVLNTNQIVHSMEELILAAGEFV